Genomic DNA from Stigmatopora argus isolate UIUO_Sarg chromosome 13, RoL_Sarg_1.0, whole genome shotgun sequence:
tttatttaaccctagaatggtaaccctctatttcagaagcgtgaaaggtaacccctttCACGCCCTGTATCTAACAGTTGAGTGCACGTATAGTACTGTATGTTTCATTGATGTACTTTGAGTAATTTGAAGCATAATTTGCCATACTGCAAgtgttgaaaggaaaaaaaaatcatttggtacgTACTGaaaatttttcccttttttttgccgGTCTCCCCTACAGATTGTAGACACCTGGTCAACCCAAGTTACCGTTTTAGGGTTAAAAAGCAAAAgtagttgtttttaaaaatctgtttatttgcagtgaaaaataaaaaaaggaaagaagaaacattttagatacagtggtaccttgagatacgaggataATGCATTCTGGGACTGACATTGCATGTCGATTTATTTGTATCTCAAATCGTCTCCCATAGcaatgaactaaaacaaattaattcattccaaccttgtgaaaaaacacaaaccggatattagattggatttttttttcttccattaacagagtaacaaataggTAGTggttatgtttaatagtactaaaattagacggatttcacagaggggagagaggctttttacacggcaacacgctcgtaacataacataaacaaatttaaatgaacttggattacaatacagacgcactaaatttaattctagttttgtttgaaatgtttatactttcttctcctgggtggGTTCTATTTGCCCtgtctccaccctgactttcagctgcagtttttaaaaggaacctatcgagggttgtttgcgtctgtcttcccttcaaaatattccgaaaatgatgcatacaaatgtcctcacaataggataacacacgaccacttgccaacttgcccgggaagtagtatactcctctcgtattggcgagcaagcgcCGCCATTCTggactgactaacggggaaaaaaacgctgaaaaaatgcaatgctccgcccagtgctcgtagagacatttacacgagggagttgtgacgggaaagacagtgcccatattGTTCTCAAAACGAACCTCTCGCGTTGGCTacacctggctgtatgctcgtatatcaaaatttgtctcgtatcagaaggtaaatatttgctagaAATTTTACTCTAATCTCAAATTGcccgtatgtcggggcactcctaTGCCAATGTATTActgtaaaatatttagatttttttttaaacaatcagattttaaaaaactggatcAATAGTCCTCGATATTCATTTTGttacaaaacaaatttaaaaaaaaaatggtttttgaactaaaaaaagagtagaaaaaaataccattagcgcacgtgtcaaaccgattccgccgagggctgcagtgggtcctggtctatgttccaaccgatccagtgccgacattttaacaaatcaggtgtcttctaaaataagtagcacctgactttaactgattacacttgcaaaaggtatcctcttgttgagttggaatgaaaacctgcacccactgcggccctttgagaaccggtttgacacccctgcatttgggattgaaaaattgcaattattgatttaaaagggggaaaatcaggcaaTATTCCCTATTCGGCTATAATCTTGATTTGAATTTGATGTTgcacgatttactttctcgggccgcaccaAATGATGTAGCGGGacagatttgacccccgggctgccactgtCACACGTGCACTAGTGTGCTGTATTAGGTACACAGTACACCACACCAAGCTTTCTTCTAATGTGTCTTAATTCCATATattatcattggctgccattgaccggGATAATCGCAcaatccatttaaattgggaGGGCTGTAAGTCAATCAAAATTTGTTCAGTAGAACGACATAtcaggatgaaaagagccaggTGAATGAACTTCTGTCATTTTCGGTGGCACTGAAATAGTTAAATGTCTGTGACAGTCTAGttatcaatatttttaaaaagcgtgATAGTTTAGTGGGATAATTTATAAGAAATTGCTTTTCACCTTCGTTGCAGGTAGAAAAAGACTTGGTGGTTGCCAGCCTATTTGCTGTTCGAACTCATTTTATGCCATTGGCGTTGCTACAGTAGCCAATCGATTTCACAGCACATGACAAGGTTTTGATCAAGTCCACCCCAGCGACAAATAATCTTGTTTAACAATTTAGGAGAAAAGAAATTATGATGTACAGTAGTGAAGAAAACTTGAACTAATACAGTGCCATTTTGTGTTCAATCATTACTTTCCCTTTTATCATGTCTTAGAAATTTTTGAattgcatatttattttttaaagaatcaatTTTCTTACAAGAAGGGGCATTTATACAAGCACTTGTCTTTAATGTTATGATGGATTGTTGGCATTGAGTCATGTTTtattgccattgatggtgctagatgttgaatccattttgacctGGCAAGCAGTGAACATTTGTCAAGTGCCATAAATGGTAGGTTATCATACAACATGATGAAGCAGGGGATCCCCTAATTGGAAGCAAGGATTCTTGATTTGTAGCAGATTTCCAGAGATCAATTTTGTTTACAATTTTTAGATTTGATTACAAATGTATCATTTCTAGTTTTATACTATAATGCACCtcctagaaaaaaaagatctcaTTTCTGCAATCAAGATGATTCCTTATTTAATTGTGGGCAGTACAAAATGATTTGATATTAGAAATTCCAAACAATTTGAGTAAAATTATGATTTGTGTATTTTATAGAATAGAGTTGTGCAAAACATCACTTTAAAATTGTGACTGAACTTTGTCAGTCTTAGGCCTGTCATGAGAGCAAATATATAAGGATGATGTGTTTGCCATAGACTCCTGTCATGGTATCATTATTCTTCCCCTCTGTCATAATAGCTtaagttaaaatgaaaaaaggtaatatttaaaaataaattaaaaaaagatctacTTACTGTTCAATGCTGAGAGGTGGATGAAGAGTTACAGTAGTGACTCCAAGCTTTTACTTGATTACAAGCTTTTATCTACgccaaaaaaaagtgaattgcttttatttatttatcaaatattggtgattggctggccaccaagtgtCCCGCGCCTGTTGTTtgtagttggctaggataggttCCAACACCCcgcgtgacccttgtgagcataggtagtgttgagaatgaatgaatgctgatGAATCGCCAAACAATGATTTTAATATTTCCACTTCAGGTATACCATGTGACtcatttctctattttattCCCCAGCTAAAATAACGATAGAAGATGGACACCAAAGAAGCAACGAGTGAATTTGTCAGCCTTCTGTCGTGGGAGCAAGTGAGCCGCCTGGACGAGGTCTTAAGTGAGGTTGTGCCCGTCCACGGTCGTGGCAACTTCCCTACGCTGGAGGTATGTCTGAAGGACATTGTGGCTCGGGTGCAATCTAGCCTGACCCTGAGCGGCATCCCCGTGAAAGATGTGCGTCTGAACGGCTCGACGGCAAGCCACGTACTCGTTCAGGATCTGGGCTGGAGCTACAAGGACCTTGACGTCATTTTCAGAGTGGACCTTCCACACGAGTCGGAATTTCGTCTAATCCGTGATGTGGTGCTGGGTACCCTACTGGACTTCCTGCCCGAGGGTGTTAACAAGGATAAGATCACGCCCATTACTTTAAAGGAGGCTTATGTGCAGAAGCTGGTCAAGGTCAATACAGAGCAGGACCGCTGGAGCCTCATCTCACTATCCAACAACAATGGACGCAATGTAGAGCTCAAGTTTGTTGACTCCATCCGCCGGCAATTTGAGTTCAGTGTGGACTCCTTCCAAATCATCCTGGACCCTGTGTTGGCCTTTTACGAGACGGGCGCGGCTGCGCCCATGTCAGCAGAGCACCACCCGGTAGTAAGCGGTGAGAGTGTCTACGGTGACTTCCACGTGGCACTAGGCCACCTGCGCGACAAGCTCATCGCCACCAAGCGGCCCGAAGAAATCCGTGGGGGAGGACTGCTCAAGTACTGCAACCTTCTGGTGCGTGACTTTCGGCCTGCCAGTGAAGAAGAGTTCCGAGGACTAGAGCGTTACATGTGCTCGCGCTTCTTCATCGACTTCCCGGACATCGGCGAGCAGCAGCGCAAAGTAGAGGCGTACCTCCAGAGCCACTTTGTGGGCGAGGAGGCCAGCAAGTACGATTACCTCATGATCTTGCGCCGCGTGGTCAATGAGAGCACCGTTTGCCTCATGGGCCACGAGCGGCGCCAGACGCTGCACCTTATCTCTCTCATGGCCTTCCGCGTACTCGCTGAGCAGAACGCCATACCTGATGCCTCCTGCGTCACCTGCTACTATCAGCCGGCGCCATACGTGCGCGATCACAACTTCAGCAACTACTACGTGGCTAACCAGAATATACCCACCTGGCTGCCGTGCAACTGATGGGacaattgggggggggggttgtgaaTGTAGGTTTTTTTGgttaaataatcaatgaaaaaCAGATCACAACTTTTGAAAAGCTTCTGGGAAATGCTTCTTCATTTACTTCCGACACAACTATATGATATTTTTAAGTGTTCTCTACTTTTCTTCTGGCCCACCACCATCAGAGGGTCAGAGTTAAAGGGCATAATAAGCCTTAaatttttgatttgtttttttttgtttcctcctTGCTGGAGTTACACAAAATGAAAAGGTGGgaagaaaaaattgaaaaaaaatcagtggtgTCTGTGGGAAAATGTAATACATTATGTCCTAAAGAAAAAGTGATTCTTGTATGGTTTGAGGTGAGGACTTAATTTTCATATTTCGTTTTGGACTTGAATTCTCAAGGATTGCCACACAAGTGCCtgtaaaatgtttaaacaaaataaaatcaatttcaGTAATACCAGAGTGAGTTGTGGGAGAAAGTTAGTCCAGGTCAGAACTTGAACATAGTCACGTGACCAAGTGGCACTTTTCGAAGCCGGGCAAGCCCAAGCCGCATTCAAATTGAGGCACACTTTCAAGCCACTAATGGTCGAGCTTCCAGGCAAGTTTCGAGCCGAGGCCAAATTTTGTTGGGGTTCCCAGATCTGTCTTTCTTGGGCCTCCTTAAAAAGTCCAAGCACGTGATGCGCCCTCGCTGTCGCCCTGCAACCAGATCGTGCTTCTATAATTAGCGTCATTCTGTCTTCCCTTGGGGGAGGGGTACTACATGAACCCCATATGCGGTAGTGGATGTAAAGATACCAGGTGTGCTTGATGACATCATGCGATTACTATTATTAGCATTGTGAAGCAATGTCAAAGATGGTGTTTGTTGCTTTATTATGCAAGTAACCATGCCCCCCCCACCATAAGCAACACGTGAATCTCCCTCTCACGGGCCTCTGGCCTTTTCTTGGAAACACTCTCCTTTTCCTCTATGCTGCCGCCTCAGCAGTGTTTGCACCAGATAACCGGCAGCACTTCTTATCTGGTGTTCAGGACGTGGGTGGCCCGGGTTTGCTTGTATCCCCCCCATGCGCACACAACGTTTTGCCTTTTGAGTTGGCTTTTAAATTTGGTTAATTTAATCTTTACGCTGTCTGAAAAATCCAGTTGTCATCTTTGTTTGGACCGTATTgcaaagtttattttaattgtatttttttcctccacctgTTCTGAGTCACCCTCACACCTTCTCTGTGCCCAAAGGGGTCCAGTTCATAATTTGTCAATGAGGAATGTAAATTGTTTAATAAAAGCTTGCTCAGGGATTGAAGTTCCCTCGCCCCCTTTTTatttagttagttttttttttgagggaGTGAGTAAATTTCCAAAGCCCTTCCGACTAGGAAAGACATGTTTGCGCCATCGCTCAGGCAGGTGTCATTGTCATATGCCTCGCGTTCTTCAAAATGCTTCCCAGTCAGTTGACGAGCTCTGAGCGACGACGCCTTGTTTGGCTTTGGTTCAACGTGCAGGTGGTAGGCCGTGCCTCATCTTTAGCGGTTTGGTCATTTTTAGATGCCAAAAAGAGGGGGCGGGGGTTGGGAGTAAAGAAAGCACACAGCCTGTATTTGAATTTGTGCTAGTTGCTTCTGACGGTGTCCCCAGGGATAACTAACCTTCACATGAGTGTGAGgtgccttttttgtttgttagctTTTCAGGGCTCCTTTTCTGCTGTTAATTTGTCAGTGTTAAATTTTGGCGCGTACATTGTGCGTTTTTAGTGCTCAGTGCCATTAAGAAGTCTTGTTGAGCTCGCTAGGTGGTGGTGGATACTCCGTGGCCTCATGCCATGATAACTTTCTCAAggagaattgtatttttttccggcAGCAGGTTGCTGGTGGACATTTGCATTGGATGTTTCGCACTTGACATTTTTGAAAGTGAAAAAGCTATTTGTTGCCATGGTCACTACGATgactgaggtttttttttgttgttgtttttttgcccccattTGTCAGCATTTAGATCTCACTTGACTTGTTAATTTTTGGAAATGTTCACATGTAGCAGCAAATGTGCTTGAAGAGGAAATGATGAATAAAAGATTGAACGCAATATTTGcccttgccattttttttaattaaccgtTATTAAAGTTGAACACCCGTGGCTTGAaatgtctatttaaaaaaaaagtctttactTGTTAACCATATACTAAGTGAGGAAGTACCATTTCTGTGCAATACTTttacaaatccattcattttctgaaccgctttatcctcacaagggaggCTAAATCGATGTGACCAGGCAaccgcagggcacatggagacggacaaccattcgcactcatatctaggggcaatttagagtgtccaatcggcataccgtgcgtgtttttttttagaatctgggaggaaacaggagtacctggagagaacatgcaaactccacaaaggtggaccgacctggattcgaacccaggaccccacagctgtgaggccgacacactaagcTCTCAACCTGTTGTTAATTGTTAAGAAAACTTATGTTAATTGCATTTCAATATAAAACAGTAGGAAAATGAGGAACATTTACCAGACCTGAAGCAAGCTATTATTGGGAATCGGAGTAGATTATCCAGAACATTTTTGCCTTTCAGTACCTATGTTTTACATTGTTTCAAATGCatactttgatttaaaaaaggttcATATGTAACAATCGTTAATCGCCTGTGTCATACATTGAATACCAGCCATTTCTGGATTCCAGGAATTTTCAAAATGCTCTTGAAAAAATggagaacattaaaaaaaaaaaaaaatgtccattcaGGCGACCTGTGGCCGATTAGtaagcgcgttggcctcacagttctgagatcaagggttcgatcccaggtccataCCTTCCCgtctggagtttgcacgttcttcCCGGGCTTTTGTGGGTTCTCTctcggtactccagtttccacccgcatcccaaaaaatgcagtccaggctggttgaacactaaattttccctaggtatgaatgtgagcgggactggttgtcagtctccttgtgccttacaagtgattggccaccaattcagggtgtgccctacctggtgcctgaagtcagctgtgaCTGCAACCTGCAACCCTggtgagaaaataaatgaataatgtcCAATTGAATGTGATTATATGGCGGCTCGGTGGACGAGTGGGTAGTGTGtcgaaaaatgaatgtatgtctgaaaaatgtgtttacttCCATTAATGAGTATTTTTGGTAAGTTCTTTACTTAAAATTGTAGTTGACACTTTTTTGTTGCGAggtcattattaaaaaaagtcctCTTCATGACGCTGGATGCTGTCATTATAGAAGCTGTTCTAATAAGGTAAGTGCTACACTTATTCTGCTGATTTTAATTTTTGTCTAACTAGAATATCAACTTGCTGACACTTGTCTTTCGTTTCCTGAATTTCAGAAGTCCTGAAACTTGCAGTTTCAATTTATACAAACCAGCTGTGCCCCAATTCGGGGTCTGCAACTTTGTCAGCCTCCGTTGGTGGAAGAGCCTGCAAGACAGTCGACGAAGGATCGTCCGCCTAGGTAATCCAATGTAATGCTCAATCCTTAGGCATATTTACTATTTTCCCTTGAGCCTATGTCACTATAACTGCTggcaaataccgtattttcacacctataaaatgcaccgtgtgatagggcgcagtctcatttgcgggtatattgtCAGTTTTTTGTCACTACATTGGATGCCGCTTCCGATAAGGCGCTAGcgtgacactaggctagcgtatgttatgctatccgctagcgtatgttatgctagctgggagcatatgttaggcttggcactagcgtattttttaaagacagcacgagcaaaaccaAGTTTGataaatgctttattgaggtcaaaggcacacgagcaatgttccctctaatatttcgcttgtctgggcagaaagacaacctccctgagcacactgagtaccagtgtgagcaacatcattgctcgctatgggcacaccagtatctcacctgccataagcaggtgtatgtctaccacccataaatgatctagtcataataaaatttaatgattcaaatctatgaataaaacgtGTTAATAAATGtccacaaatctgacttaaattttaccgtATTTCTCACATCTGTCCTCACttgtcattcaaatgacttttctgctgaatgtcaCTTGATCGTTATACTTGCatctatatgcaatatttttccatcggaaaacttgcTAACAACTTTAGTTTCGTTGTGTTTTTTGCAGAGGGGACCTTTCTTACCCAGTTTCACCGTTTGTTCCTCTGTGCACACAcgccgacagccattccatcttaaaagaaccggatatatttttttactttgccttGTTGAGTGGCTCTGCCGCAGCCCGGTCATTTCGCCATGATAAAGGATTGGCAGCAGCTCAGACGAACTgttagctatatgctaaccCGCAATACAGGTATAACGCGTAACTAACGCAGTCAtgataaaggcttggcagcagctcgaacgaaccgttagctatatgctaacctgcaatACAGGCAAAATGTGTAAATATCGCAGCCAATTAATGCCATTAACATTTTCTCATGCCGCGAAAGAAAACACGATGTGAAGCTAATCATATCATTGGCTAGACAAtgttagtcatagttttatcTGAAATTACCGTTTCTTAACGTTTGTCTGTGACAAGCTGTCACTCTGAGTTGCTTTGAAAAATggcgcagaaaaaaatgtaatttgtttatttttgtcaagtcaggttggattttattttgtgtgctgCATATGTTTGCTTGCGCAGAGCGACGAAAGTAGTGCGCAGTtggcacgcagcttagagggaacattgcatacgagtgccccgacatacgagcaatttgagatacgagtaaaattttgagcaaatatttatcttgagatacgagacaaactttgatatacgagcagacagcggacgcgagaggctgctcataagaacatcatgggcactgtctctctccccgcaactccctcatgtaatgtctctgcgagcactgggcggagcgttgcattttttcagtgttttttttttcctgttagtcattgcgaatggcttatatactacttctcgtatGGCGAGTATatattctcgttggcaagtggtcgtgcgttatcctattgtgaggacatttgtgtacatcatttggggaatattttgaagggaatacaaaagcaaacaatcgataggttgcatctgaaagtcagggtggacacagggcaaatagagccaaccctggagaagaaaggtatcaaaatttaaaacaaaattagaattaagtttagtgtaaggttagattaaactcatttttgagtgtctgtattgtaataaaagtttatttaaatttgtgagtagccttgataaaTATGTTTTGTGTTTGTAGCGTTTACCAGCACATTGCAGAAGTTGTTAAGGCTAatcgaaggtcttgcagtcgatcgttaaaatatctgCCTTGATACctacgtaatgtgtatctcatccTATTATtacacccagagacttggtgaacactctATACTGCTatagacacacttcctggttttgCTTGCATTATTTCCTTTGAAAATAATTgactgtacatttgtgattatgaaataaaacaaaattctgctttgatttttttttgttcttctcaTTTCTTGTTTGCAAGTGACAACTATAGCAGTAAtgtgaaccatcgaaaaaaagcGAAATATTTCGACAGAAgaaatttggccgccacaagatcttaaacttctggtaagaaaattgtcatgtctgtcattaaaaagcatcaggttctcatcaacaTAGACTTACAGTGATACCTTGTGATACAAGCTCAATAACAGAGTAGCAATGTCGAACACAGACCGCCATGCTTGAATTTTGAAACTTTTTGGCCGCACAAGAGAGCTTCTTGTTGATGTTGGAAGGCAGTAAAAAGGTGATGTAAATACTTAAAATTCCACTTTGTAACTTAAGGTAGGGATGTTGTAACCAACAGGTCCACTGCAGGgcctttggaagaaaaaaagtgccaaaaatacATCTGTCTCGCCAAATaactcaattttaattttgggcacccaaaaaataatttgtcgttatagcaataattgaaaattattgcaatatttcAACTCCTgttattttttgcatgtttacaaaacaaaatcgctaagtaaaaaaaaaaatcgaagaaAGTATTTTTGCGATAAACTGATGTTTGGCACTTTTGCGTCATTTACAATCcgtaaaaaaagttcaaaaacaTCAGATTCTGATAGCCATAATCTGCTAGGAACCATTAAATTATTCCCATACCGCATCCAAGCGGTCAGGGTTATAGTCCCAAAGTTCCCATCCCAAATCAAGCAAATTGCATATTTTGTGATTTGTGATTAGAGGTGCGCAATGTGGTTGCGAGTTAGCCGTTGGGCACGCGAAGAGACAAACGacccgcactcacaatcataccgccgccGGCGTgaatcgagcccacgcttgCCCAcatcgaagtcaggcaagtTTATCTCTACACCACGATGCGGCTTGCTCCAAGTGCTGCGATCAATAATTAGCCACTTTGCAATCACGCGGATTACGCGTGTTGGCGTGTGCGTGCACACTCGCAGCATTTGACCTTGAAAGCATCGAGAAATGCTCGCAATGTGCCTCGCGTGTTTTATTGCGCGCATGCATTTGCACATTTCCCACGTGCCAGGAGAATGGCAGAGGAAAATTACTCCAAATAATTTTGGTTCGGCGACaaataattgataatttttCAGCATAAAGATATATTTATATCACAAAAGCTCAACTGAAAATATTTCAGAAAATTTATTCCAATAATTTTCTACTAATTATTTACTGCCGACACATGGACTGTACATGGACGTTCAAGTCTGTGGGTAGAACAAAGTGGATAGTTCACAAATaatttttattagtttttcaaaAGGGGTGAAATGGCAGTGCTAACCATATTTTCAAAGTACTTTTATTAACATATACAACACCAGATTTTGATAAGAGTACTTTAGTTCAATAATGTGGCCAGCTTAGCCGATCTCAGAAGTAGATAAGTCCACGGATATCTcgcaaattattttaaaacaatttttgaaAACGGCTACAATGACAATGAAATGAAGGATGCCAGACGGCCCGACGGCCGAGTAATTAGCGCGTCtatttctggggtcgagggtccgatcccaggttggtcttcactgtgtggaatttgcatgttctcccttgcaTAGGTTTTCTTCGGATTCTTCTCACTGGTTTTCTCACACATCCGAAGTACATATGcagggctggttgaacactctaaattgccccttggtttgagtgtgaatggttgtccatctccattTGCTCTGTAATTGGCTGGTCAGACTCAGGGTGTCACCCACCTGATGGCTGttgtcagctggtataggctccagcaccccccacgacttgtgagaataagcggtacagaaaatgaagccAGCACGTTGCAGTACAGTAATGCACGTAAAACAATACTCCAAATGAAGGGTGGCTAGCTTGACTTCATTTTTGTGGAGTGGAGGACAACTAGACCAGTATTTCTTGGTCAAAGAGAGCCAATTCAATCTCGCCTTCCAAATTGAAATGACAAAAGGCGCGTATTTCTCGTGCAACAATGAAGAATAAATGCAATGTGCTCTGTCGGTCAAGCCatcacatatacagtggtacctcgacataggaGTGCCCCGAAAGAtgaacaatttgagatacgagtaaaatttcgggcaaatgtttatcttgagataaatgtttttccgacatcctgtttttggagttttttcagagggttggaactaattaatttgtttttagttaatttctaagATAATCGTTCATTTgggttacgagtaaatcgacatacgagctcagccccggaacgaattaagctcgtatctcgaggtaccactgtacagtaaacCCTCAATTcgcgtggttaatgtagacctaGACATGAACGAAAATAAACGAATAAGctcaaagtagggtcacccctacaAAAAATAAACTCCAGTtcagagtcctagtagcaagcggaggagaggggagtggcttccgctttcaaatttcagcgtggattctCACATTTCTatgacctttaaaaaatatatatatatatacacatatttttaCATACTGTAAAAATATTGCGTATGAAATTGATCAAAACCTTTTGAGTTGAATCGTAATATGGCAGACTTTGTCAAATTGGCAATTAACGTATTGCTCTCCAACAAATCGTCAGTTTGGTTGTGTACGGTATAAAACAATATAATAGTttatttaagatgttttttcccTGTCATTTGGGGACGCATTTCAAGTGCACATTTAAAGCATTGTTTGAATTTTAATAAATTAGAATAGGCCTTTTTGCAACCTTGTCATGTATCTTGCCTTCAGATGCAGATTTAGAGTAAACTGACCCTGAAATGGAACAAAACTACAGACAGCCAGAAAGTGGATGTTAAGGGTTGCTCCACACAAAAATTGATGGATACGAATACGCAAGCCTACAAAGCATCAGCCACGTTCAGCTGATGCAGCTTGACTATTAGGAGCTGCATTGACAGTACATAATTGCATGCAATTGGTCATCATCACTCCACATGTTACAAGAATGATGTTTGCTATAAAGTAGACTCAGTGGTGCGGACAAGCAGTGGGGTGTTGTGCAAACACAAAGTTTTACAGCTGCTGAGTTCTCACACAGGCCACTAAAAACATCTACAGAAATCATTTGGTCATGTGACGTAGTATTTTTGGGAGGGGTAAGGCATAATAGtgtccacatatatatatatatatatatatatatatatatatatatacatacatatatatatatatatacatacatatatatatatacatatatatatatacatatatatatacatatatatatatacatatatatatacatatatatatacatatatatatacatatatatatatatatatatatatacatatacatatacatatacatatacatatacatatacatatacatatacata
This window encodes:
- the tent5c gene encoding terminal nucleotidyltransferase 5C yields the protein MDTKEATSEFVSLLSWEQVSRLDEVLSEVVPVHGRGNFPTLEVCLKDIVARVQSSLTLSGIPVKDVRLNGSTASHVLVQDLGWSYKDLDVIFRVDLPHESEFRLIRDVVLGTLLDFLPEGVNKDKITPITLKEAYVQKLVKVNTEQDRWSLISLSNNNGRNVELKFVDSIRRQFEFSVDSFQIILDPVLAFYETGAAAPMSAEHHPVVSGESVYGDFHVALGHLRDKLIATKRPEEIRGGGLLKYCNLLVRDFRPASEEEFRGLERYMCSRFFIDFPDIGEQQRKVEAYLQSHFVGEEASKYDYLMILRRVVNESTVCLMGHERRQTLHLISLMAFRVLAEQNAIPDASCVTCYYQPAPYVRDHNFSNYYVANQNIPTWLPCN